The DNA region CTATAATCCTGcataaaaaaatagcttttcaTATAAAGCTctacacatacatacatactcaGAATCATAAATCGAGTGTCTAGATTCATCTTTCGAGCTATCGTTTGataaggttatcgaaagaccttccaaacgagtctaaaatatcgaagatctggcaactctgtcaatACTTTTTGAGACTAGATCTCAATTTAACTTCTAAAACCTTGTTTTCTGCATACTTTgctttcaacaaaacaaaattataataatcCAGAAGAAGATTATTTCCGGATCTTTTTTGTGGTCCATATTTGGTTtaggagtgaggaaggcaccaaccacgttagtggattaagttagtttttctctaAAACTGAAAGGTTTGGGATAGAAACTAAATCCACTTTTATGTGTCTAAACgctaatgttttcaaaattttagtattttattttcgATAAGGCGAGATTCTTTTGAGTGCTATGGGTATAAAACTGTCATTTCATGTGAttcattgaaataaatattccttttgtCGAAATCTTTTCCAACATTGGATACGCTCCACATCAATTCGTCTTCGGTGGATCGGCCACTCCAAACGCCGAAATGAGCACGTTCACCAGCGTGATAATGAAGATACCAATCGTGACCATGTTGTTGATGCGATCCGCCTTGCAAAAGTCGTCCTCGTTCTTGATGTTGTACCGGCTCTTCCAGATCAACCCGATCCCAACGGCCACCTGGGCGATTATGCTGGTCGAAATGAACACCAAGCTGAAGTAAAAGTACGGATGCCGCGAGTACGACTCCAGCACGTACCGCAGCTGGTTCGCGTTGGCCGATAGCAGGGCCAGATCCATCATGCCCTGGGCCAGGTTCTTCTTTTGCTGGTACACGTTCACGTCCGGAATGATTCGAGTTGTCCCGTCAATGTGGGTTACGACCTTGAAAAAGAGAAGCGTTCGTCACACTATTCAAGTGTTATtgtgaaagcagacaaaaatcaaaatacgaacgcaacctgtcaaagctgttgcgccacaggctgatgtacacgctaaCGAAAAACCACCACATTTTTGTtcggcgcaacagatttttttgcgCAACAAAAGtgttgcgcacttcggtttggtggtgcgcggataataaaagtttcaaaactcACCGTTGGTCCTCCCGGTCCGTACTCGGGTGCAAACGGGAAATCTCTCGTCACACTGTTCCGCCGGCCGGGTGTCCTCCGGCCCAAATCCCGATCCCTATCGTCCTCAAATCCGGGTTTCTCCGGCAGGAAGCCGTCGTCGATGCCCCGTCGGTTGCTGCGGTCATAATCGTCCGGGCCGTCAATGTCCATTTCGGGGCCGGCCAGCGGTGGTCGCTGCCGAGGGAGTCGACCCTCGCCCGTCTCCGACGGCAACAGTGGAATGGCATCGTTTTGGGCGCTGCTGGTGTCACGACGGTTCCGTGATCGCTGCGGGAATAGAGAGGTATAAGTATTGCGTTAAAATCTATATCTAAATCTGTATTGCGTCAGTTGCTTAGAATACGACTGTTGGTCGTGGTGGTCGTGATGTtcggttttcaatgatttctagCCGGTGTGCGGCATGATTGAATAATGACCGGCAGATTACAAATGATTGTGATCTATTCTCCATTGTAAGCTAATGAATAACCTATCTTTCAATTTGATTCAAGTGGTCAACAGCATGCTTTTTTGCTTGCTTCAATCCAAGTTtcttgttttctataaaaaaaaactccggattTCAGGtcaaaatttcgatttaaaaatttgctaACAAGTATCAAATCCACGTTCTGTCAATACATTAACTTAAACGAacatcagaaaaacattttggaaaacGTCAGTCGTTTTGCCTGAGAACTATTTAATTTAACCTTCATAAATGTTAACACTTTCCTATTTGTAATGtttattttccttattttaCTCAATCACTCATTCATTAATTTACTCATTCATTCACCCACTCATTCACCCATCCAAACACTCACTCACTTATTACTCACTCATTaactcactcaatcactcactaACTTactcaatcactcactcattGATTGTGgatgattaaataaaaaaaaaactaaccaaTGATTTTGAAACCTTCAACTAAGTTTCAatgtttaacgtgaagacttccatcattgtcatgatttttcgttcaaagatataaattttgcgtagcattcaatattttgacaaaattccttaaacaagttgtttagaatagtgccttacacatgctgattccttttggtaacgattatcccattccttgtaaagttatggaaatcgtcattaatcaatgattgccaactaggacgtcaatgactgtgccacaaaatcatataaattttgaagcacatttaaTTTAGATCAAAacttctttcagtggcttcaagatggcaacaaccggcctatgctgattccttttggtgctgaaattcgttaaaatgaattttatacagaatattttatagtgatgatcaattttcttcgaaaatgatcaacggcttcaccttaatgcTATTCAATAATTCAACGAAGCAACACTCACTTGAGTGGATTTGACATTTTGAGGCAGCATCATGAGTTGTAGTTGTAGTCACAAAATTATCCCCATACCTGACTAGGGTTCAGCCAATCCGTTCCCAAGCATTAGTCATTCTCGGGCGTGCTAATTCAATTTGATCGTCTCCTTTACGGGTGGTCATTTTATAGCCAAAATTACTCAATTAGCCATTCATCACCTGTGCGGCTTATTTCCCAAATCAAAGCCGATTGAAAATTAGCACGTGGCGGCATTTCGGCTGAAAATTAGTCGTTCTGTGTACTAAACAAATTACGGTCTTTAAAATGAACTTGCACTTCCAAAAGTCAAGTTTGGTCAAAAGATCCAAATAATTTCCCTCTTATTCCCCCAAACAAAACATGAAGGGTGGAAGCAGTAATTTTCACAGCGAAGATTTCACCTCAAACCGTTACCACCATTAAAACCCATCAAACTCAGCCGAAAGCCAAACAACGtagtaaaaaaatcttaaaatccgGCAAAACATTCATTGAGAGTGATTCGCGTCGTCATTCGCTTGACCGAAGCGAAGGTTGTTGGAATCATCCGCTGATGAATTTGGTCGGCTTAATGATGATGTTCGTTTTCATTTTCGTCTGCATTGAGATGTAACTTTCCAATCGGGTGGGGTTTGCGAACTTGGTGCAGGCAGATGGTGAATTTCAGTGAGTTATTagcaaaaataacaacaaagagTTGTATCTTCTGGATCTTGCgttattaaaaacaaattcttgACAGTGTTTTATAGTTACGccgcaaattttcaaatcattatcCTGAACTGATTAATTTGGTTAAAACGATATTCTGCACCttcaaatatttgttcaaagtAAAAGTCCCTCTTGAATTAAAATAAGCCAGAGAAagcaaaagcatttttttaaacttaaaactttCATTGGCTATTGAAGCAATTAATAAAACAGTTTCATTTCCTACAATAGACTATTCCCCAAAAATGATCATTCTTGTTGTTTTAccagaaaatgtttaaattgttATAAGAATAATGTAATACATAGAGATTTGCTCATATTTGTTGGTGcctcaataaaatattaaattttgaaacctaCAAATCATTAATGTTCAAATCCttatgtcttcaaatttgaaagttttaattctTACAAGAATTCTTACAAAGACAGAATCACTTCGAGTTATATTATTCTCATGAATATTTACCATTATTTCCGAGAAAATGTTCATTCCAGTTTAAAATAAgcgcaatattgaatgtttggcccgtttaaaatgttagtcttgattttaaatttttgaaaatatttttttcgaaaagatcggcaaatttcacgaatgtttcatgttttaacattgtaaatcggacctagttgctgagatatcggcattcgaaaatggtgggttgtttgggtgagacttagaaaacatcaattttcttgttttttaacctttgcatggcaatatctcagcaactatgggtcgtatcaacaaagttcaataaagcaaaatgtagagaattttctcagcttttcaaaattattttttcaaaggtgggcaaacattagcaattattttaaaaaaaatggaaaactgcgactattttcaaaaaagttacctaaaaatggttataacttgaaaacggtgcactttatcaaaaattcactaaagtactttttgattgcaaattcgattttacatcgaaaaatgacgtcgaaaaattgttgcgaccgatattcgattttttgaaaaaatctgtattgattcaaaaaatcataaggctggtacaaatatttttaaaagtttttgtcgccccccccccttcaaaattggcccgaaaaatcagggggcaaaaaaatatttttacaataaacttcaaaatttcaatgaaaattcaagtgcagccagctgaaatcaaattaaaatacattcttctgcgtttaacatcatttttagcatgtttgggtttattaaaaaatcttaagattttttgaaaattttcgatgcaaaatctttttttttcgatacaatttttgtttttgtcagatcttagattttttgaaaactaatgattgcaaaacaactgaactagtgtaaaatgcattttaaaacacttttttcatttaaatgtgaagactatggcttgttattttaatttttgtattttttatttttttgcccccccccccttgacctcggccagggccgagggacaaaaacttttttttgcaattccgtcgtgaaattacttagttttcctgtcattcttgaacgacgaaatagcctactttgaTGTACCAAAAATTactgaatcgaatagcaacacttttcacaataaatgctgaaaagttctacttttcagcactgaaatgggtgctgaaaagttgaacttttcagcacttgtttcgaaaagtaacacttttcaacatttttttgatttaaacgatttatcgacgaaatacatgaaaatttaacttaaaatttcactcagtgtgtgttttttggaattgcaaaaaatgttgtatggaactcgttgcaaaacttgattttttcagcactcttcgtatttatccaactcggtgaacctcgttggataaatgtacgactcgtgctgaaaaaatcctctttttgcaacttgttgcataaactactattaaatatttgcatcggcctaactcggtcaaagattttttgcccattctgtaaatttctgaaaaattggcattttatgtcctctaaaacatataaaaaaaaaaaaaaaataaaaatagtgtttttttgcaaatcaagttttagtgacaaaaagttaaattaaaatcaccaattttttttaccgtgtatcattttttttcagtgtagtccatatccatacctacaactttgcccaagacaccaaatcgatcaaaaaatttcttcaaaagatacagatttttgaattttcacatatcatttttgtatgaacagctgccaaatttgtatggaaaattatatggacaaactaatgatgcaaaatggcttctttgggcataccgaaggcaccaaaaaagtttcagccggattaaaaaatacaaaaattaaaattaaagaaaaaagaccgattccgtagagaactgctctgttaATTCTTATGTACAGCGATAGAAAATGACTGATacaaatgttatttaaaatgtttgtcccttcaaaaacttcaaaatgtctaTGAAAgttcaagtgcaatcagcttaaatcaattgaaaatgaaTTCCCTTGCGTTTAGCGTCAGTTTTAGCTTGTTTGGgttcattcaaaaatcttttcaattttcaatgtactgtaccgcaaaaagtttttttgaattcaaatgcagagactatggcttgttatttaattttttatatatatttttttgtttaggctggtgcaaatatttttcaaattttttaatctttggcTCTAGCctaaacaatttctgatcacttttatttatttaattgcaaataaattaaaataaaattagtagAACGCCAATCGATGAAATTTGCTATCCTCTCAGAAACAAGCATTACAAAAAACTTTCTGACAAGAAAGGCCACAAagatatttattttcaattttgatttacaAAGACATTTAAAACTCTTTTCAATCGAACAATGTTTCAATGTGTTaagaaaaatatgatttttggatgTGAACAATAAATTTTGCAGTTAATTGTGCATGACgaaattgatgttttgattttaaaatgttagaaaagaaaacatataaaaacaaTGCTTTCTAGCATTAAAAACCAACTATACTATACTATTTAATCtctattatttttcatatttcgacggtaacatttcaaaaggcatcatgtacattttgacactttctgggttattgcatatgggtcattccacctgaagtgtgcaagaaaaaatgcaaatttgaaaattaccatctccgattctgcgcaaatttggcagagctgttgagactatcaaaacatgcaaaaatcccgaatttcatccaagaccaccccctccatttttgtaccctcccaaaaaatcgactttttgccgatttttgagcgaaacccctatcttcaaacgacgataactcaggaaccacaaatcttagagggtcggtcttagactcaattttgaaggaaattggacgtagaatccgtttccgcgatcaaaatttagattaaaatatgttttctacctgtattgcgcaattgaaaactttcaatggccgtatctcaaaacagccctatttatttttttaaatttgacctcaccatcgtattccccgtccgatttttcataagaatcacttatcgacagaaaggaatatttttcgttccagagatatcgaattttaaagtttttagtttttgagattacctacattagcttcattcgccgcatatgctagaagcactcagaagcgctgttcaataactgctacctggttatttattgaattaagatttcatcccaaataatcattagcaaataaggcaaaaatgtaatgtacaccactgtaggaaattgctgtatacggcgaatttgtgtgctagcccacagtacaaagcaagaacgacacgcaatacagggcagaatggaattcccgcagagctagcaggaaattgtaattgatcttgtaacttaagaaaaagtgtacgatacattatcgtgttaaaaattatgaattaatatgaataaaactctcgtgaagcatgattaaggaggaggatttctggaaagtataaaactggaaaaaggtaagaaaatcacagcgattaatctgatttattatctAGTTGTGTTATTATTTAGTTGTGttcatttcgacaccgtccgaacaataatctttttttttgtttgtcaatcatttcgaaatcttggaagacgatacagctgctatccacatgtatcagaagtatatggtatttcttttgaaattaaatgtaccagaattgaaaaaaaatcatcaattattctgatgaaacacattataaaaatcggtttaatatgatcaatctttcaaaccctAAGGCAGAATTTGGGGTttttcgctaccgcacatggcaaaagctctagaacccatgagaattatttcatctactacagccagctctacatttgttctcgtttcaaataaaagaagaaataaaagaaataatttgagaaag from Culex quinquefasciatus strain JHB chromosome 3, VPISU_Cqui_1.0_pri_paternal, whole genome shotgun sequence includes:
- the LOC6039405 gene encoding uncharacterized protein LOC6039405 — translated: MSTEKPTNDVEINIEAAEEDGDETNSNGTVEAGSEVKPVVPIVPFVANASEEVSNRPRANSRGRQLKPGAGTGGGANSSGGRSRSGSRSRNRRDTSSAQNDAIPLLPSETGEGRLPRQRPPLAGPEMDIDGPDDYDRSNRRGIDDGFLPEKPGFEDDRDRDLGRRTPGRRNSVTRDFPFAPEYGPGGPTVVTHIDGTTRIIPDVNVYQQKKNLAQGMMDLALLSANANQLRYVLESYSRHPYFYFSLVFISTSIIAQVAVGIGLIWKSRYNIKNEDDFCKADRINNMVTIGIFIITLVNVLISAFGVADPPKTN